The genomic window TAAAATTTTAGCCCCAATCTCTAGccaccaaacacaatactaagGACCCGTTTGGGAAGTTTTGAAAgtaatttttttgagtttttaacttatgaaaaataatagtattaatgtctagtgcaattttcaaaactaaattaCAACTTTTTAAGAAGCTATTTACGAGTTTAATTAAACTGTTTACCCAAACTGAACAATCTCAATCTTTGTTCTAGTTCGAGTATCTGAAAATAAACATTACCTTAGATACTAAAATATAAACAAACATTATTGTGTTTATAAAATATGAAACAATTAAATATTgtatttgattaaaaaataatttattacagatagaattagataaaaaaattttagagtACGAGTAGGATTAGAATTAAAAAATTCTTAACTcgcaaataaaataaagttaaattttagaaataatttaAATACAGGGACAATTAAAGTAAAGTCTAANNNNNNNNNNNNNNNNNNNNNNNNNNNNCTTCTCTATCCAATACATTACTAAtcctaaatttattatttaagactTAGTTTAAAATTgtaattattattagttattttttgaaatttatggtACTGTTAACTAATTatgtaaatttttatttataaaaatatatttaaaaaagccTTAAAAAAACTTGTAGTATCTCTTAGAAATAATTTTTTGGTAAACCTTCATTAGAGATTTATATTACTATGAAGTTGTTATTAAACACAAAAACGTCTTGAACAAAACtctcaaaaacaaaaaataaataaggtATTCAAATTTTTACATATAATCACTcaaaatgtgttttttttttttctgggcaaaactaaaatcctaataaaaacataagaatataaatatataatagaaaagtatagaaaaacaatGAATTTAGTGAacaatagaattaaaaaaaattaaaataagatgataattaatttaagtaatttctaataattttgaattttgaatttaaaaaaagtaAAGATTTACAGATAGTGCAGTTACGTATACGGTAACCTCTCTTCTTCGCATGTGATTTTTGTTTTGTAGAACCTTCCCCTTGTCCATTCTCTTCCCATCTCTCCGGTCCGACGCTGCCAAAAACACTAGCCGCCGCCCAAAACACCAGCCAACGCGGCCCATCTTTCCACGAACGTCTGAGCAAGCATCCCCTTCGCACACATTGCGTCCCTCGTGCAGCCCGCCAACGCGCCGTTCATGCGCCGCCCTTCCTCCCACCGATTcgactcctcctcctcttccatcTTTGGCTGCTGCGCGTTCGGGTTCGAAGCTCACATAGTAGATTTGCAACCTCACCTAGCCGAAGTTGTTGTTGCGTGGCTGTTCCGTCGCCAGATCTCTTCCCCTGTCTCCATGCGTCGACATCGACCCTCTCCACCCCGCAAATGTGAtgcatgttcaattcattaggtatgtagatggttattttaattcttaattagatggttattttatttgattcagtttaagtatatacaattaaCAGATgttggatggttattttaataggtagccggatgattattttaataactacGTGGATGGTTGTTTGATAACAATCCCGCAATGGTGATGGAAGAGGGGGCTACAGGGGATGGACGATGATGGCCAGTGAAAAAACTTCTAACAACCAGAGAGGTGGGATGATTGATGAGAATGGAGTGACAGACGGTTGGGGGAAGAGGATCTTTGGATGAATTCTTTTGATAAATTAGAATTGGGATGATAACTTTTTTAAAATAACTGtttggtttctttttttttttttgtattgagTCAAATTTAAAACCCATTGTTTACATTGTTAAAATTTCTCTTTATCTCCCTAACGAAGTTGACATCCAATAGATCACACTTGcctaacaaaacaaaaataaacccAATAGGCTAAACAAAGTAACTGCGCATCCTAACATGTAAACCCCGTTACAGTGTATCTGTTCAGGCTTTCACCCAAGCCAGCCTTTCCACAAGTCATGGTCACAAGCTCTGATTGCTAAAGAAAGAGCGGAAGCACGTGTCCACAAACAATAGCACCAGGGAGAATCTCAGTACCCAACATCTGTCTCGTAGTGTGACCCAATTTTCTTTTgttggagaaaaaaaaaaagaaagaaaagaaaaaccaaagaaaaaagaataggGGAAACAACACAGCCGAAATGGCCACGACACATCTGAGGCTGGCACGCTGCAACAACAGAGGAGGTTCTGTCCACTCAAACTCCGCACCACGAGAGCGCACACCCTTCTTCACCAACCAATCAGCCACCGTGTTAGCCTCTCACCGAACAACATTGAAGTGCACAGAATAGCCACAAATTCTTTGGGAAGTCAAATTATTTCTTTTCAGAAGAATTTAAACAGAAAAACACTTAGTTTATTTCAGAAAAAGGTTCCACAAATTACCTAAGGAACCTTTTATTTGAAAGAATCTTCAAATTTACCAGTTATCACTTATCAGTCAGTGCTGTAGTGTCTTCATGTTTCATTGTATAAACATGAAAAATCAAAGCCTGCAGTACAACTAAAGCATGGAAATAGCATCCAATAAAATTTGGTTACTTGCATTAGTAGCTTTCGGTATTTTGAATGCCCTTTACTTTCTTCAGTAGCTGCAATCAAAGTTGTAAACTACTAAACTTAATTGTCTGGAAAATTCACCTAACCCTTAAGGTGGTTAGTTGTAGTTgcaatatatattttttcaaatagaaaaagaagaattttttattaagAGAAATAATGTACAAAAGAGGATGAGACATCCTCACATACATACAAAATATATGACTAAGACCTAATACAAAACATGTCAATTCCCTTGAATGTCTAATTAACAAAACATCCTTGAACAGGCCATGTGCTGAATACCAAAAGGAAACCAAGAAGAGAGTGTAATTGAAATGTACCCAACATAACACCTGCAATTCATTTATGAATTAACTGTTCCTAGCAACATTTAGAAGATAAATGGGATAACAGCCTTAACATTTTTAGGGAAATCTTCAAACTTAGAGAGATACCATTTCCTCGTTGCATAGCTCCTGCCCACCAAATAGAAAGTGGTGCCTATGGCAAAACACAATGAATACACAGTCTGAGAAATCATTGAAATCCCATAGAACACAGTAATCTCAAAGAGGTAATGTGGGCATATCACAAGCCCAAACAAGCCACCCTTTGGAATCTTGTACTCCTTTTCGCCCTCCCCTCGCAGTTTCGAAAGGAGGTAATGGTGGTAGAAGTTTCCAATGATACCAATGAGGAACACCGCAACCCCAGGGTACATGAGATCAATTTGTGGCTGTGGAAGCCCCTCTGTTACCGTTAGGTGCTGACTATAGGTCATAGTTGCAGCTGATACAAAATAACTCAGAGTGATGGGGATTGCAGAATCAAGATACATGTAGCCACTATATTTGTGGACAAACAACACCTACACAGCACAATCAAACAACATTTCTTAAAATTTATGAGAAACAGAAGATTAGAACATAAACAGAATGCATTACACATATATATTAAACAATAATCACTCATATCCAACCAAACAGCAAACtgttatttcttttattctaAGAAACTAATCACACAATTTCCAAGTCAATAGTAATAGTTACCAATTTGTGATTCCTTAGTCCATTTACCAAAAGTCTTAGACTCGACCCCGGGATGGAATTAACCTTAGCACGAGAGCCTTAGCCTTACCCCTTTGATGAGACCTCGTCATATTAGGACTAAAAATTATGGGTCATGTAccaaaaggaagaagagaaaaaagaaggggAAAGGGAGGAGGGGAGAATTCCCGTTGGGTCAAAATCTACTTTCATCACCGATGCCCTTTTCATCCTTGCTAAGAAATCTCCACAAAACCTACCAACCTAATTTCTAAATTGACTTTTAAGTAAACAAGAGACTAATTTCAAAAACAAAAGAGGGACTAAAAAAAACTGGAAGAGTAAAAGAGAAGAAAAACCTTAATTGCATACGAGTATACTTTGACCTATTTCCTAATACTAATCATCCCTAGAAGGCTAGAACTCTCTCTAAGACCTCCATAGATAGGTGATCAAATTAGTAGAAACTCTAGTAATAGATAAGACAGATAATAAATTGGAGAAATTTCAATGCACTCGCAAGTCTTTgaaacttttaattttaattctttcTGTCCAAACTTGACACGCACATTCTCACCCCTTTCGTTGACCAAGACACAAATATTTTTGTCTCAGAAACAGAAAATTCATGATTTTCTCTAGACATCTAAACCCTAAAAACGAAAAAATTGAATgttattattagttattagttattattatttactACCTCTAAGTCTCTCTTGAGGAAATGGAGGGTAACAGCAGATTGGAGGAGGGTAGATCTGAGCCCCTCGTTAgggaagatgaagaacgaaacgaCGCCGGCAAGAAAAGCGGGAGTGTAGAGCATCAGCATCCCAGCTCTGCTTGACAGCTTGATCTGTTTAGAAGAGTCGCCGGTGGTGGCATTCCAGAATTTGGAATAGTTCAGATGCTTCCCTCTCATCTCCGAGAACCCCGTGTTCGTCAGCGACACCAGGCTCACCACCGACAAGGCTGAAACCACCAAAGACGGCGGCGGTGGGAAGAGGAACTTCAGTAGCGCAGACATTACCATGATCCTAGCTAGAGATGGTAATAATAGGCCCTACTTATTCTTCATGCTCATGCCTCATGCCTCATGCCTCATGCCTCATGCCTGATTGAGGCTTTTTATGTACATGTTTTTTCTAGGGCAATGCTACGGTGTAGATTTCAAATTGTCTACACATATGGAAGGACAGATGTCGAATAGAGGAGGAAGAATTCAGAAACGTACAAAACAAGATGGGATAAGGGCATAATAAGGCATTAAGGCTTGAAGAATTGGGACTCACAAAAGCTGAAAAAGCTTGTAACAAACTAATAATGGATCCACGTGTTTTTAAATTCCTTGCTAATGATTTTTATAACCATTTTTTAACGAGGTTTAT from Arachis ipaensis cultivar K30076 chromosome B09, Araip1.1, whole genome shotgun sequence includes these protein-coding regions:
- the LOC107618012 gene encoding 3-oxo-5-alpha-steroid 4-dehydrogenase 2 isoform X1; amino-acid sequence: MATVMSSVLLKLVFPPPASAVVSAVMVGSFLVLTYCGVSEMIGKHLNYSKFWNAATEKQKNKNIKLSSRVGMVLLYGPGFLAGAASFWLYPNEGLRSTLLNSAVTLHYFKRLFEVLFVHKYSGYMYLDSAIPITLSYFVSAATMTYSQHLTVTEGLPQPQIDLMYPGVAVFLIGIIGNFYHHYLLSKLRGEGEKEYKIPKGGLFGLVICPHYLFEITVFYGISMISQTVYSLCFAIGTTFYLVGRSYATRKWYLSKFEDFPKNVKAVIPFIF
- the LOC107618012 gene encoding steroid 5-alpha-reductase DET2 isoform X2, which encodes MVMSALLKFLFPPPPSLVVSALSVVSLVSLTNTGFSEMRGKHLNYSKFWNATTGDSSKQIKLSSRAGMLMLYTPAFLAGVVSFFIFPNEGLRSTLLQSAVTLHFLKRDLEVLFVHKYSGYMYLDSAIPITLSYFVSAATMTYSQHLTVTEGLPQPQIDLMYPGVAVFLIGIIGNFYHHYLLSKLRGEGEKEYKIPKGGLFGLVICPHYLFEITVFYGISMISQTVYSLCFAIGTTFYLVGRSYATRKWYLSKFEDFPKNVKAVIPFIF